A single Streptomyces sp. 2114.4 DNA region contains:
- a CDS encoding DUF5133 domain-containing protein: MLTAHPAVLRKLVDEYEALRAVHAECGNAEPRGRMTEVACALCLSTGTSDVDAALIAAHHQLPGAQVHDDSLLVP; the protein is encoded by the coding sequence ATGCTGACGGCCCACCCCGCAGTGCTGCGCAAGCTCGTGGACGAATACGAGGCCCTGCGGGCTGTACACGCAGAATGCGGCAACGCAGAGCCGCGCGGACGCATGACCGAGGTCGCCTGCGCCCTGTGCCTCTCCACTGGCACCTCCGACGTGGACGCGGCTCTGATCGCCGCACACCACCAGCTCCCGGGAGCTCAGGTGCATGACGACTCTCTCCTTGTCCCCTGA
- a CDS encoding STAS domain-containing protein, with amino-acid sequence MRVSSVSDAEETVVALRGEIDYGCEEALERALTHVLSASDRGIGIDLSKVSFWACSSVKVLLTVRQVALRHGKTVSLRATSPAVRRVLELSGTLRLFTTSTAPASPHLTADG; translated from the coding sequence ATGAGGGTCTCCAGCGTCTCCGATGCAGAAGAGACCGTGGTGGCCCTGCGGGGTGAGATCGACTATGGCTGCGAGGAGGCACTCGAAAGGGCTCTCACCCACGTTCTGAGCGCCTCTGACCGTGGAATCGGGATCGACCTCAGCAAGGTCTCCTTCTGGGCGTGCTCCAGCGTGAAGGTCCTCCTCACCGTACGTCAGGTGGCGCTGCGACACGGCAAGACCGTGTCCCTGCGGGCGACCAGCCCCGCAGTGCGCCGTGTGCTTGAACTGAGCGGCACACTGCGGCTCTTCACCACCAGCACCGCCCCTGCCTCTCCACATCTCACAGCCGACGGCTAG
- a CDS encoding helix-turn-helix domain-containing protein: MGVPDPHNGWTFITNHARVLAAIADDPNARIRDIAAHCRLTERAVQRIIADLEQGGYLSHKREGRANTYRIEPGKVLRHPAEAGLPVASLLSLLVQDEALRSEQPPPRADA, encoded by the coding sequence ATGGGAGTGCCTGACCCTCACAACGGATGGACGTTCATCACCAATCACGCTCGCGTGCTGGCAGCCATCGCCGACGACCCCAACGCCCGCATCCGCGACATCGCCGCCCACTGCCGGCTCACCGAGCGCGCCGTCCAGCGGATCATCGCGGATCTTGAGCAGGGGGGTTACTTGTCGCACAAACGCGAAGGACGCGCGAACACTTACCGCATCGAGCCCGGGAAGGTGTTGCGGCACCCGGCTGAAGCCGGCCTCCCCGTCGCCTCCCTCCTCTCCCTGCTCGTCCAGGACGAAGCGCTCCGCAGCGAGCAGCCGCCCCCGCGCGCCGACGCGTAG